NNNNNNNNNNNNNNNNNNNNNNNNNNNNNNNNNNGAGGCGGTTCTCCGAGAGAGACATCTTCTCCTTCGGGGATTTCTGTGTAGGCTAGGTATGGCTTAAGACGCTGACCGTTCACCACAAACTCACTGCCATCATGACTCCACAGCACAACTACACCATAGGGCTTTACTTCTTTGATAGTGAAAGGCCCGAACCATCGGGATCTAAGCTTCCTGGGAAACAACCTCAGGCGAGAGTTGAAGAGTAGGACTTGGTCATTTGCAGCAAAGGTTCTCGGAATGATCTTCCTATCATGATAAGCCTTTGTGTGTTCCTTGTATATCTTGGAGTTTTCGAACGCCATATGTCGAAACTCGTCCAACTCGTTTAGTGGGATCATCCTTCTCTCAACTGCAGATTTCACATCAAAATTCATTTGTCTAACCGCCCAAGCTGATTTGTACTCTAACTCCACTAGGAGATGGCATGGTTTTCCATAGACAAGGTGAAAGGGGGTGGTGCCAATAGGAGTCTTGGATGTTGTCATGTATGCCCATAAGGCATCATCTACCTTGGTTGACCAGTCCTTTCTTGTTGCTCCTACTGTTTTCTGTAGGATACTTTTGATCTCTCGGTTGGAAATTTCGACATGTCCGCTTATCTGAGGGTGGTATGCAGTCGCCACCTTATGTCTCACGCCATTCTTCTTTAGCAGCTTCTCGAAcactttgttgatgaaatgtgaTCCTCCATCACTAATCACCACTCTTGGCACCCCAAATCTTGGAAAGATGGCAGATTTGAACATCTTCACTACCACTTTGGCATCGTTTGTTGGACTTGCTATGGCCTCTACCCACTTAGATACGTAGTCAACAACAACAAGGATGTACTTATTGTTGTAAGAAgatgggaatggtcccatgaaatcgATCCCCCACACGTCAAATACCTCAACTTCCAGGATGAAGTTTTGtggcatctcattccttttgCTGATATTTCCCTGTCTCTGGCATGCATCACACTTAGAGATGAAGGAGTGGGCATCTTTGAACATCGTAGGCCACCATAAACCAGCTTGTAGGATCTTCGAAACAGTTTTGCTTACAGAAAAATGCCCAGTGTAGTTGGAACCGTGGCAGCGGAAAAGTATGTCTGGTATCTCTTCCTCAGTAACACACCTTCTATAAATATTGTCGGCACACTGCTTATACAAGAATGGCTCATCCCAGAGATAGCGTCTGACGTCTTTTAGGAACTTCTTCTTGTCATTTCCGGTGAACTTGAGTGGTTCTTGTTCTCCGGCCAGGTAGTTTGCTATCTCTGAAAACCAATGCATCTTAGGAATGCTTGCGTCCTTGATAGGTACATATCCATAATTGTATCGGATGCTCACTGCATAAACGTTCTCCACGGGAAGAGTATCTGCCAATGGTAACTCCTCTTCTACTCTTAGCCTAGAGAGGTGGTCTGCGACTCCGTTTTCAATCCATTTCTTATCCTTGATCACCAGGTCAAACTCTCGCAGCAAGATAATCCATCGCAGCAACCTTggctttgcatccttcttctgaAGTAGATACCTCAGTGCAGCATGGTCAGTGTGTACTATAACTTTAGATCCACCAAGATAGGATCTAAACTTCTCAAAGGCAAAGACGATGGCAAGTAGTTCATTCTCGGTGGTGGCATAGTAGCATTGTGCATCGTCAAGTGTCATGCTTGCGTAGTAGATGACAtgaagcttcttctccttctgttGTCCCAAGACAGCTCCTACTGCATAATCACTGGCATCACACATCACCTCAAAAGGTAATTCCCAGTCTAGTGGTTGAACAATTGGTGTGCTGACTAATGCTCCTTTTATCGTGTGAAAAGCGTCCAAGCATTCTTTATCAAAATGAAACTTGGTATCCTTGGAGAGCAGACGGGTCAAGGGCCTGGCAATTTTTGAGAAGTCTTGAATGAATCTTCTGTAGAACCCCGCATGACCCAGAAAACTTCTGATCCCTTTGACTGAATCAGGTGGCTGTAGACTCATCATGACCTCGACCTTTGCCTTGTCAACTCCAATGCCTCTTTCCGAAATTTTGTGCCCAAGGACGATCCCATCTCTGACCATGAAATGGCATTTTTCCCAGTTCAGTACCAGAGTTTTCTTCTCGCACCGCCTAAGTACCCTGCACAGATTGGAAAGACAAGCAGAGAAAGAAGATCCATAGACAGAGAAGTCATCCATGAATACTTCCATTATATCTTCAATCATGTCAGTAAAAATAGACATCATACACCGCTGGAACGTGGCGGATGCGTTACACAAACCGAATGGCATCCTGCGATACGCGAATGTACCATAAGGACACGTGAAtgtggtcttttcttgatcgtctGAATGAATTGGAATCTGGAAAAaccctgaataaccatctaagaAACAGTAGTATGGATGGTTAGCCAATCTTTCTAGCATCTGATCAATAAAGGGGAGAGGAAAATGATTTTTCCTAGTTGCAGCATTCAACTTTCTATAGTCTATGCACATCCTATGACTAGTGACAGTTCTAGTGGAAATTAGCTCATCTTTCTCATTTTTCACTACTGTTATCCCACCCTTTTTAGGCACAACATGCACATGACTAACCCAATTACTATCAGAGATTGCATAGATTATTCCAGCCcctagaagtttcattatctctttctttacaacatcttttagattcgggtttaacctcctctgatgttcTATAGAATTCTTCGATTCATCCTCTAGATATATCCTATGCATACAAAGGTCAGGTGAGATGCCAGGAATATCATCTAGTGAATAACCTATTGCTTTACGGTACTTTCGTAGTTCACATAGAAGTAAGGCAGTCTCAGCATTATTCAGATTAGCATTTATGATAACAGGGTAAGTTGACTTAGGTCCAAGAAATGCACACCTTAACCCAGCTGGGAGGGTTTTGAGTTATATCTTTAGGGCTCTTAGTTCGCTCCAGGGGTTAAAGTGGTCTGTAGTGGCTTTGGGTGTTGGTGATTCTTCCTCTTCAAGGCTCATAAAAGCTACTTCGTGTATTGTTTGGAAACTCGAATCAAGCATCTTGACAAATTTGGCAGAGTGTGTTCATTTAAATACCCGTGCTCACTCTCAGCTAGAGTAAGTGCAATCTCTAGGGGGTCATCTCTCAGCAGCTCTTTTGttacttcatcatcatcttctgaaGCATGATCGATGGAGAACGTGTGTCCATCCAATGTGGGTTTTTTTAGCATCTTATCCACCTCGAACTTCATGATTATGTCTCCCAGATGGAGATCTATCTTCCCTTTCTTCACATCGATGATGGCTCCTGCTGTGGCCAGAAATGGACGTCCCAGAATGAGAGGGTCCTTTGGCTCCTGATCGAGCTCCAGCACTACAAAGTCTGCAGGAATTCTATGGTTTCCGATCACCACATCGATGTCTAAAATAACTCTGACATGATGTTTCACTGAGCGATCTGCGAATACTAGCTGGATTTTTGTAGACCTGTAGTTTGTGAGTCCAAGCCTCTTTGCCATAGCGGATGTCATCAGGTTCACACTAGATCCCAAGTCGCATAGAAATCTCTCGAATACAGCTCTTTCGATCTCACATGATAACACAAAACTCCCAGGATCTTCCATCTTCTCTGGTGTTCTGTTCTGAAGTAGTGTGCTACATATTTTGGAGATAGACATAACATTCTCCTTAGGTGAGGCTTTGTTAGTCACCAGGCTCTTCACATATCTCTTTAGAGCAGACACCATTTCAACAGCATCGGTGCAGTTTTGTTTTCGTCAGCGGGCatgcttctcttttctttcaaaACCAGCTCATTCCCACTCCTTAGAGTGATAGCGTTCACATAATCATTCTTTGGGTTGTGTTCACCTCTTCCATGAAGAATTCCAGTAGGTCTTCGGACAGTTTCAGCAGTTTGGGTGACTTGAGTCACTAACTTCTTGACATGTGCTGAAAGACACTCCCATTTGTTGTTCATGTCATGGTACATGGTATCAACCTTCACATTGATGTTATCAACCTTTGTGTTTATTTCAGAAGCTGTCTTTTGCTGATTGAGCATCAATTGTTGGAGCATTGACTCAAGCTTAGATTCTTTAGCAGCTGGAACAGAGCTTTCACCGGTTTGAAACTGTGTTGGATTCTTTGGCTGAAAAGAGCCGAAAGGTTGCTTCTGCTGAAATCCTCCTTGGTTGTAATTAGAGTTCTGATATCGGTTTTGTCCCAAGCTCTGCCCAAAAGGTCGGTTCTGCCCGtagttttggttttggtatcCTTGCGCTCTTTGGTTTGGTCTGTAGGTTTGTGGTTGAAACTGTTGTTGATGTCTTCCTGACTGTTGTGGGTAGTTTTGATTAAGTCCCTTGTTCTGCACATAGTTATGTCCACCAACGTAGTTCACTGCAGCTTGATGTTCAAGGTTTTGTCCGTCCACATAATTGACTACATCCTGCTATTCTTGTGGTTCTTGACTGGGGAAGAAAAACGCTCCTTCTCCATATTCCTCGATGGAACTGACAACCCTTTGATCCCTTTGCATAAGCATATCGATATTTGCGCTCATCTCTTCTAACTTCTTGATTTCTGAGTTTCCGCCTTTTCGCGATCTATCATATTCTTCATTTTGGTTGCTGGAGCTTGTGGCAAGATTTTCTATCAATGGGTAAGCTTCTTCTTGGGTTCTTGTCATAAAGTCTCCATTGCTGGCTGCGTTGAGAGAGTTTTTGACATTCCAGTTTGCTCCATCATAGAAGATGTTGAGGATATGCTCATCTGAGTACCCATGATGTGGACACTCTCTTTGATATTCTTTGAATCGTGCCCATGCTTCACTTAGTGGCTCAGAGGTATTTTGCTGAAAGTTTGTGATCTTACTCCTCAAACTAGCCGTCTTGTGTGTGGAATTTGTCCAAGAACATAGCTCTGCATTGCTCCCAAGTAGTGATAGATCCTGGAGGTAGAGACTTCAGCCACCTCATCGCCTTATCTCCCAGAGAAAATGCAAACAGCTTACAACGTAGAAAATCAGCGGGAACTCCATTTGATCGTGTCGTGCTACAAATCTCTTCGAGAGTCTCAATGTGGTCCATGGGGCTTTCGGACGGGAGACCATAGAACATGCTCTGTTTTACCAGAGCTATCGTTTGAGGTTTGATCTCATAGTCTTGCCTGTTGACAGGAGGAGGTTATATCGCAGACCGATTGTGATAGAATGTGTGTGGAGTGTCGACAGATCCAATAGGACGAGGTTGATTTTGCCTCTGTCCTGGTATAGGAAAAGGTTGTCGGAAAACTCCAGCAGCAGCAGCGTTGGCAGCATTTGCAGTGTTATCTGTGTTTTACTCATCACCGACAGGAAAATTTCGCCCATTTCCGGGTTCATCGTGCTGGTCCTGCATTCCAgccatgtttcttcttctgtttctgtTGTTCTCTCTTTCGATTCTTGCAAGTTCCTCGTTAGAAACAACCACCAAGTCTTCAGAACTTCGGCTTCTTTTGTTCATATACCTGAAACACACGCAAGAAAACCGAGAAAGAATTTATAAGTAATATGAAAATAAGGTTCTAGACTATACTTTAGTCTTAGTTCCAAAGGTAACGCTATTGGTCcctggcaacggcgccaaaaacTTGATGTCCTCAGGTTTTACCACTAAAACAAACCGCAAGTGCACGGTAGTGTGCAAtagtatttagggatcgaattccaCAGAGACCAAGGTTACACTTATGAATCTATTAGAGTAAAATCAAGCTAGAACGAAAAATGATTGTTTGTTAGGTGGTTTTTAATTGACTCAACTTGTAAACAAAttgaaatgaattttaaattatagattaaaGCGTTAGGCATCGGGTAATTCTCAGGAATAACATAAATcaagaaacaaacattaaacaAGGGGTATGTTTTAGAACCGTTCTTGAACTCAAAAAGCTTAAGTAATTTAGCATACTCTCGCAGTACTAAATCCTTTGTTTTAGAATCTTAAATATCAACTCTTGCCATATTCATAATTCTAAACATGCATTTTAACAGGTTCGATTTGTTCACAAATTCTATAACAACTCTCGTTGGTTACGAAGACTTGCTTATCTAGATTCTTTTCAGGAGTTTAACTATCACTTTTGGTGTGTTGAACTTCCTAATGATCAAGAACTAGGTGTATCTTCTAATTCAAGCTTTAAGATCGATCTAGATGAAGAACCAAATGATTTACCCCTTTCTTTAACACATCAGTTTCATGGATTCATGGATTCCCTTGAATCACCCTAGCCTAACTAGTGGATTACTTACACATGGAACCAAAAACAGAATACATAATTgacattattaaagaaaataaagaaaacaagaggGTTTAGAAGCTTCTCTGGGAAGAAAAgaattctcttcttcttctacaaacttcaaactcaaacaAATCTTCAAACTAGAAAAACACTcacaaatctattttttctcAAGTTTTGATCTCTAAGATGGTGTGTAGATGGTGTCTCCCCTCTCTTATGGAGCTCGTCCTCCCTATTTATAATCAGCCAATGACCCTCCTTTTTAGACTAAGGCTCTAATTTCATCATGAAAGACGAGTGGATGCAGTAGGTGAAGTGGAGGAAGTAGGTGAAGTTGTACACAGCGAggatgcatcgatcgatgcgtttatgggctttaacgcatcgatcgatgcattaaAAATTTCTGATCACCCATCGATCAATGGGTTTTTGCCTATAAActcatcgatcgatgggttcttttctcttccttttcttcgTGTCTTGATCCGTTGTTCGTTCTGCGCTTTAATCTCTCCAGATGAATATGAAAATCCCTTGAAATTCAAATATGCACATGCCAATGGTTCCTAATGCGCTTAATCACCTATATACCTGAAACACGAACGAAAAACTACAAATAAtcgagaaaaatataataaaaaatatataaataagtaccAAAAACCTAGACACATCAAATATAGATGCTGTACTCTTGCAAGCTTTCTCACAATGGAGAATTCAAGATCGTCTTTAGGACTGCAAATTTATTTGCAAATAATATCAGTATGCCTATCTGGAAGTTTATAAACAAGCATGCATCCCATGAATGTTCATGGCACAAATCAAAACAATTGACCTGGTTAGTAAGTCACGCTCTATCTCCAAATCAGAAACCTCTGAATCACCTCTAGGCCTGGTTGCAGCCAAAGCCTCACTCCAGACACCTAGATGTTTCCTATAGAAGAGTCTCTCAGGCTGCTCCACAAGAACCAACACTTGAGTTCACATCATTTCTAAAAACCACAGTGTGCTAgcaaattctctatatataaagaaatagcTAGAGTAAGTAAGCTATCGTAACCATGACACATGATTCCATACCGAGACCAACATTGCACTTATATTAAATAGAGGGTTGATAAAAAAAGTAGAAGCTTGTACCTTCTTCCCTGCAGAGATTCTATCATCGAAAATCTTGGCGGCATCCTCGGCAAGAGTGGGAGTAGCTTTCTGCTGACTCTCAGTCTTTGATTTATCTAACCTCTAAGGCTTCGATGATGATTCAGCCATATCACTACTCGAAGAACCCTCCACTGGCATTGTCCATACAAGTGAAAAGCTTTTATTGCCACCAcctgaaaacacacacacaaagccCATTTTATCAAAGGTAGACAATGAATATCAAAACCACTCAGAAGGGAATGGATCCAAACACGATAAAAGATGCACCTTTAGCATAAACAATGATACCTGAAGATTCGGCCACAGCGTTGTCGACAATGGAGGGAACAGCAGTATCTGGTATGCTCTCTACTTCTTCAGAGCCATGGATGAAGCCTTTAATCTCCTCGATTTTTACCGAAGCACAGTCGGAACTTGATTATAATCAATCACACACATGGGAATCAAACGCTCACACTCGTTCGATCTCGAATCAAACGAACGTTCAACATCCTCTACGGAGGAATCAAACGAGGAAATCGAACACTCTCGAATCAAACGaacaaaaactattatattttggCAGAGAAGATGGACAGATCGAGCTTGGAGgacgaagaaaaaaatgagattttcgCATGAGACCCCGAGGAAGGAGAGAGGCCGTCAAATAGAAAGGTAGCACGTAACGGTTCTTATCAACCCGCAGCAgtcttcttatttcttttcttttttcatttattttttttcacttttcttttttcatttattttttttcacttttctgTTTAGAACCTGGTTCAAGAAACCCCAATGGAGGTGGTCTAACATACTTTCATAGAGATTTTGTAAATTCTAAAGGTTCACtttacatttgtattcatcTTTGTAATGAACCTTTAATCAATAGAATCTTTTTCATGTTCTTTTCCCATTTGATTTCATTGATTATTTCTCCTAAGCCTCAAAAAATCTAATCATTATCcttagattcttttattgtatgATTCAACAAACATCAT
This is a stretch of genomic DNA from Brassica oleracea var. oleracea cultivar TO1000 unplaced genomic scaffold, BOL UnpScaffold00900, whole genome shotgun sequence. It encodes these proteins:
- the LOC106320378 gene encoding uncharacterized protein LOC106320378, with the protein product MDHIETLEEICSTTRSNGVPADFLRCKLFAFSLGDKAMRWLKSLPPGSITTWEQCRAMFLDKFHTQDDEHILNIFYDGANWNVKNSLNAASNGDFMTRTQEEAYPLIENLATSSSNQNEEYDRSRKGGNSEIKKLEEMSANIDMLMQRDQRVNKGLNQNYPQQSGRHQQQFQPQTYRPNQRAQGYQNQNYGQNRPFGQSLGQNRYQNSNYNQGGFQQKQPFGSFQPKNPTQFQTGESSVPAAKESKLESMLQQLMLNQQKTASEINTKVDNINVKVDTMYHDMNNKWECLSAHVKKLVTQVTQTAETVRRPTGILHGRGEHNPKNDYVNAITLRSGNELVLKEKRSMPADENKTAPMLLKWCLL